The following proteins are encoded in a genomic region of Lachnospiraceae bacterium KM106-2:
- a CDS encoding peptide deformylase — MVREIVRDHEKLSLKAAEATKEDLWIIDDMIDTAKANEDICVGLGSNQIGENVRIIVVKVRKQFIPLVNPVVTRRSMASYETEEACLSHDGTKKTTRYSTIEVEYRDRNFRKKKQSFNGFVAQVIQHEMDHLDGILI; from the coding sequence ATGGTAAGAGAAATTGTAAGAGATCATGAGAAACTAAGTCTAAAGGCAGCAGAGGCAACAAAAGAAGATTTATGGATCATTGATGATATGATCGATACAGCTAAAGCAAATGAGGACATCTGCGTTGGGCTTGGTTCGAATCAAATTGGAGAAAACGTTCGTATTATTGTTGTGAAGGTAAGAAAACAGTTTATTCCACTCGTGAACCCTGTGGTGACAAGGAGAAGTATGGCAAGTTATGAGACAGAGGAAGCATGTCTGTCCCATGATGGCACAAAGAAGACAACAAGATATTCTACGATCGAGGTTGAATATAGAGATCGAAATTTTAGAAAGAAAAAACAGAGTTTCAATGGTTTTGTGGCACAAGTTATTCAGCATGAAATGGATCATTTAGATGGAATTTTAATATAG
- a CDS encoding two-component response regulator → MSKEVTVVGTGYDGEEAVKLYQKYHPDIVLIDIQMKGIDGIEAAKQILKNDEKAKILFLTTFSDDEYIVKALQIGVKGYLLKQDYESILPALKAVESGQTVFGDEIMTKLPTLMGEKREFDYISYDITEKEMSIIKLVAEGESNKEIAEELYLSEGTVRNYLSEILNKLELRDRTQLAVFYYKNRS, encoded by the coding sequence ATGAGTAAGGAAGTAACCGTGGTGGGTACTGGTTATGACGGGGAAGAGGCAGTTAAACTGTATCAGAAATATCATCCGGACATTGTGTTGATCGACATTCAGATGAAGGGAATCGACGGCATTGAGGCAGCAAAACAGATATTAAAAAATGATGAAAAAGCAAAGATATTATTTCTAACTACTTTTTCAGATGATGAATATATCGTAAAAGCGCTTCAAATCGGGGTGAAAGGATATTTACTAAAGCAAGACTATGAGAGTATTCTTCCAGCTCTTAAAGCGGTAGAGAGTGGTCAGACAGTGTTTGGCGATGAGATCATGACCAAACTTCCTACATTGATGGGAGAAAAGAGAGAATTCGATTATATCTCTTATGATATTACAGAGAAGGAAATGTCTATTATTAAACTAGTAGCAGAAGGGGAAAGTAATAAAGAAATTGCAGAGGAATTATATCTAAGTGAAGGTACGGTGAGAAACTATCTGAGTGAGATCTTAAATAAACTAGAGTTAAGAGATCGTACTCAGCTAGCAGTGTTTTATTATAAGAATCGTTCCTGA